Proteins from a single region of Demequina sp. NBRC 110054:
- a CDS encoding phosphodiester glycosidase family protein yields MHHSPRRPHRVRRSLIASSAAVALAAGGGTVWALDRYVIDHVEIASASEYEAEVLGTDDGAADADAADTTSDSETATASDSSDADSPEVTISTYTYGDGDYAATYYVADVTFSDITQLQSAFANDEYGTNIIDDPSEIAEDVGALFAINGDYYGFRDTGIEIRNGVAYRDEGTRTGAVIYEDGTMEVYDETATSAQELLDDGAWLTLSFGPALVDDGEIASDLDTYEVDTNFGNHSIQGDQPRTAIGMISANHYVFVVVDGRTDDSAGVTLEELAEIMQDLGATEAYNLDGGGSSTMVYNGDVVNYPGGSGEERGTSDILWFG; encoded by the coding sequence ATGCACCACAGCCCTCGTCGACCCCATCGCGTCCGCCGCTCCCTCATCGCCTCCTCGGCAGCCGTCGCGCTCGCCGCCGGCGGGGGCACCGTCTGGGCGCTCGATCGCTATGTCATCGACCACGTCGAGATCGCCAGCGCCTCCGAGTACGAGGCCGAGGTGCTCGGCACGGACGACGGTGCCGCGGACGCCGACGCGGCCGACACGACTTCCGACAGCGAGACCGCCACCGCCTCCGACTCGAGCGACGCGGACTCCCCCGAGGTCACGATCTCGACGTACACGTACGGCGACGGGGACTATGCCGCGACCTACTACGTCGCGGACGTCACCTTCAGCGACATCACGCAGCTCCAATCGGCGTTCGCGAACGACGAGTACGGGACCAACATCATCGACGATCCCTCCGAGATCGCGGAGGACGTCGGCGCCCTGTTCGCCATCAACGGCGACTACTACGGCTTCCGCGACACGGGAATCGAGATCCGCAACGGCGTCGCCTACCGCGATGAGGGGACGCGCACGGGAGCGGTGATCTACGAGGACGGCACCATGGAGGTCTACGACGAGACGGCCACGAGCGCGCAGGAGCTCCTGGACGATGGCGCCTGGCTGACGCTGTCCTTCGGCCCGGCGCTCGTCGACGACGGGGAGATCGCGTCGGACCTCGACACGTACGAGGTCGACACGAACTTCGGCAACCACTCGATCCAGGGGGACCAGCCCAGGACTGCGATCGGGATGATCTCGGCCAACCACTACGTGTTCGTCGTGGTCGACGGCCGCACCGACGACAGCGCCGGGGTCACGCTCGAGGAGCTCGCGGAGATCATGCAGGACCTCGGCGCCACCGAGGCGTACAACCTCGACGGCGGAGGCTCATCGACGATGGTCTACAACGGCGACGTCGTGAACTACCCTGGCGGCTCCGGCGAGGAGCGCGGCACCTCCGACATCCTCTGGTTCGGCTGA
- a CDS encoding MarR family winged helix-turn-helix transcriptional regulator: MGSEEIDDALLHKITVAERQYLSLFLSSSFRERFVGRADAGVGITEARVMWELDARGPMRAGDLAEQVEVTAAAMTKALARLRDRGLVEQRADTGDGRARVAALTAAGRERADLLTAEGDRMTRRILEGWSVHERSQFATLLGRFAVGLQEYAQDEGGAQGS; encoded by the coding sequence ATGGGGTCCGAGGAGATCGATGACGCGCTGCTGCACAAGATCACCGTCGCCGAGCGGCAGTACCTCTCGCTGTTCCTATCGTCGAGCTTCCGCGAGAGGTTCGTCGGGCGCGCTGATGCCGGCGTCGGCATCACCGAGGCGCGTGTGATGTGGGAGCTCGACGCACGCGGCCCCATGAGGGCGGGCGATCTTGCTGAGCAGGTTGAGGTCACCGCGGCCGCCATGACCAAGGCCCTCGCGCGTCTTCGCGACAGGGGGCTGGTCGAGCAGAGGGCCGACACCGGCGACGGTCGGGCGAGGGTCGCGGCTCTGACCGCGGCGGGTCGGGAGCGCGCGGATCTGCTGACTGCGGAGGGCGATCGCATGACGCGGAGGATCCTCGAGGGCTGGAGCGTGCACGAGCGGTCGCAGTTCGCGACGCTGCTCGGTCGCTTCGCCGTGGGCCTGCAGGAGTACGCGCAGGACGAGGGCGGCGCGCAGGGCTCCTAG
- a CDS encoding SDR family NAD(P)-dependent oxidoreductase encodes MRFQDAVVIVTGGGSGLGRAAVLRYAKEGAKVVVADIGEERAQAVADEVVAAGGTAMAVAVDIADEPSVAAMVDRTVEEYGKLDVMYANAGIPEPGFGFVPLEDMDLEAWNRNIAVNLTGAFLSTKHAVRVMKPAGKGSVVICSSAAGLTAYPGWTGYTAAKHGVNGFVKAAALSAGRLGIRVNAVCPAHGMSTGFITGESSKDSHEQAAGGWDKNATEIPLKLDRAPNLDDTVGLVLFLSSDDAAYMTGVSIAATDGGTLGKVALTVPSHIDQAQA; translated from the coding sequence ATGAGGTTTCAGGACGCAGTGGTGATCGTGACGGGCGGTGGCTCCGGCCTCGGTCGCGCCGCCGTGCTCAGGTACGCGAAGGAGGGTGCGAAGGTTGTCGTCGCCGACATCGGCGAGGAGCGCGCGCAGGCCGTCGCGGACGAGGTCGTCGCGGCGGGCGGCACGGCGATGGCCGTCGCGGTCGACATCGCGGACGAGCCCTCGGTCGCCGCGATGGTGGACCGCACGGTCGAGGAGTACGGCAAGCTCGACGTGATGTACGCGAACGCGGGCATCCCCGAGCCGGGCTTCGGCTTCGTTCCGCTCGAGGACATGGACCTCGAGGCGTGGAACCGCAACATCGCGGTCAACCTCACGGGCGCGTTCCTGTCGACCAAGCACGCGGTGCGGGTCATGAAGCCCGCGGGGAAGGGCTCGGTCGTGATCTGCAGCTCGGCCGCGGGCCTCACGGCCTACCCGGGCTGGACCGGCTACACGGCTGCCAAGCACGGAGTGAACGGCTTCGTGAAGGCGGCGGCGCTGTCCGCCGGTCGCCTTGGAATCCGCGTCAACGCGGTGTGCCCCGCGCATGGCATGTCCACGGGATTCATCACCGGCGAGAGCTCGAAGGACTCTCATGAGCAGGCCGCGGGTGGCTGGGACAAGAACGCCACCGAGATCCCGCTCAAGCTTGACCGCGCGCCGAACCTCGACGACACGGTGGGGCTCGTGCTCTTCCTGTCCTCCGACGACGCCGCCTACATGACGGGCGTCAGCATCGCCGCGACCGACGGCGGCACCCTCGGGAAGGTCGCGCTGACCGTGCCGTCCCACATCGACCAGGCCCAGGCCTGA
- a CDS encoding alpha/beta hydrolase, protein MSQTRVLLLHGMAPRTPAHWLWPLAEQLREREVPVQYPLLPQCTAPRLDAWRDVVLQELEMLGDGERVVVAHSLGTVLWGLVGAEVPERLKATRVLLVAPPTPHELVDAVATFHCDDAVMGAGAAAGAGSVTVVGRESDPHRSQSLADLTRGWDATVHELPGGGHLNPADGHGPWPWALEWVLGASTEPVLGDGAFSLHA, encoded by the coding sequence GTGTCCCAGACACGCGTTCTCCTGCTTCACGGTATGGCCCCCCGGACTCCCGCGCACTGGCTCTGGCCCCTCGCGGAGCAGCTTCGCGAGCGCGAGGTCCCGGTGCAGTACCCCCTCCTGCCGCAGTGCACGGCGCCGCGCCTCGACGCGTGGCGCGATGTGGTGCTGCAGGAGCTCGAGATGCTCGGGGACGGCGAGCGAGTGGTCGTCGCCCACTCACTCGGCACGGTGCTGTGGGGGCTCGTCGGAGCGGAGGTCCCGGAGCGGCTCAAGGCGACGCGGGTGCTCCTGGTCGCACCGCCCACTCCGCACGAGCTCGTCGACGCGGTCGCGACATTCCACTGCGACGATGCGGTGATGGGGGCGGGCGCTGCCGCCGGGGCCGGCTCGGTCACCGTGGTGGGGCGCGAGTCCGATCCCCATCGCAGCCAGAGCCTCGCCGACCTCACGCGCGGATGGGACGCCACGGTGCATGAGCTCCCGGGTGGCGGTCACCTGAACCCTGCAGATGGACACGGCCCGTGGCCCTGGGCGCTCGAGTGGGTGCTGGGTGCCTCGACGGAGCCGGTGCTCGGCGACGGGGCCTTCTCGCTCCACGCCTGA
- a CDS encoding YgaP-like transmembrane domain, with protein MVTFMSSTAGRWTRAIVGVALIGTGAILGGAGWALAAVGVVFVAVGAGDVCLLAPLFGKPLKGREVRAAA; from the coding sequence ATGGTGACCTTCATGAGCTCGACAGCGGGGCGATGGACCCGAGCGATCGTGGGCGTGGCCCTCATCGGCACCGGCGCGATCCTCGGAGGTGCGGGTTGGGCGCTCGCCGCCGTCGGCGTGGTGTTCGTCGCGGTCGGCGCGGGCGACGTGTGCCTTCTCGCACCGCTCTTCGGCAAGCCGCTCAAGGGCCGCGAGGTGCGCGCGGCCGCCTAG
- a CDS encoding S1C family serine protease, translated as MDPASDARAPRSRALLRAAVAAVAVIGVVAVSAFTARWAATSASADAVPSASASATVEEASDEASTEELYESVAPSVVVLETESATGAGVIVNEDGSILTALHLVEDATSITLTYYDGTSASATVSDYDEETDTATLTPDTLPSVLIPATIGGSAAIGDDVLAIGTPLGLEWSVSSGVVSGLDRSLDTTDLSVTGLIQFDAAVNPGSAGGPLVNSDGQVVGIVIALLSADGDEGFSGIGLAVPVGAALAGDGGEGDGGPQQ; from the coding sequence ATGGATCCCGCTTCCGACGCCCGTGCGCCTCGATCCCGAGCGCTGCTGCGGGCCGCCGTCGCGGCGGTGGCCGTCATCGGCGTCGTCGCAGTCTCGGCCTTCACCGCGCGCTGGGCGGCCACCTCCGCCTCCGCGGACGCCGTCCCGTCCGCCTCGGCGAGCGCCACGGTGGAGGAGGCGTCCGACGAGGCTTCCACCGAGGAGCTGTACGAGTCCGTCGCGCCCTCCGTGGTGGTGCTCGAGACCGAGTCGGCGACCGGCGCGGGAGTCATCGTGAACGAGGACGGCTCGATCCTCACGGCGCTGCATCTCGTCGAGGACGCGACGTCCATCACGCTGACCTACTACGACGGCACCTCGGCCTCCGCGACGGTCTCCGACTACGACGAGGAGACCGACACCGCGACCCTCACGCCGGACACACTTCCCTCGGTGCTGATCCCCGCGACGATCGGCGGCTCCGCCGCGATCGGTGACGACGTGCTCGCGATCGGCACCCCCCTCGGGCTCGAATGGTCGGTCTCCTCAGGCGTCGTCTCGGGGCTAGACCGCTCGCTCGATACGACCGACCTCTCCGTGACCGGGCTCATCCAGTTCGACGCGGCGGTGAACCCTGGCAGCGCGGGCGGCCCGCTTGTGAACTCCGACGGTCAGGTCGTCGGCATCGTCATCGCGCTGCTCAGCGCGGACGGTGACGAGGGCTTCTCCGGCATCGGGCTCGCCGTCCCCGTCGGCGCCGCGCTGGCCGGCGACGGGGGAGAGGGTGACGGAGGCCCCCAGCAATGA
- a CDS encoding MoxR family ATPase, with product MEETPAAQLEQVLYEVKKTIVGQDHLLERLLVALLARGHVLVEGVPGLAKTLTVNSLATATGGTFQRIQFTPDLVPADLVGTRIFHQGTGEFVTSLGPVFANLLLADEINRAPAKVQSALLEVMQERQVTIGRETHKVPNPFLVMATQNPIESEGTYPLPEAQMDRFMMKVVVGYPTPTEEFAVVDRAVAKGPGPDQVLDPERLLALQAATERVYVDPSLMEYAVRLSHATRQPGSAGLPDLDKYVTYGASPRASINLALAGRALALLHGRDYVLPQDIRDLAPDVLRHRIVLSYEAMADDISADTIVSRVVAAVPAPQPTPAVAGR from the coding sequence ATGGAAGAGACCCCCGCCGCCCAGCTGGAGCAGGTGCTCTACGAGGTCAAGAAGACGATCGTCGGGCAGGACCACCTGCTCGAGCGACTGCTCGTCGCGCTGCTCGCGCGCGGCCACGTCCTCGTCGAGGGCGTGCCCGGCCTCGCGAAGACCCTGACGGTCAACTCACTCGCGACCGCGACGGGCGGCACGTTCCAGCGCATCCAGTTCACGCCGGACCTCGTGCCCGCGGACCTGGTCGGCACGCGGATCTTCCACCAGGGCACCGGCGAGTTCGTCACGAGCCTCGGCCCGGTCTTCGCCAACCTGCTCCTCGCCGACGAGATTAACCGCGCGCCCGCCAAGGTGCAGAGCGCGCTGCTCGAGGTGATGCAGGAGCGCCAGGTGACGATCGGGCGAGAGACCCACAAGGTGCCGAACCCGTTCCTCGTGATGGCGACGCAGAACCCGATCGAGTCCGAGGGCACCTATCCGCTGCCCGAGGCGCAGATGGACCGCTTCATGATGAAGGTCGTCGTCGGCTACCCCACGCCGACCGAGGAGTTCGCGGTTGTCGACCGCGCGGTCGCGAAGGGCCCCGGTCCCGACCAGGTGCTCGACCCCGAGCGCCTGCTCGCGCTGCAGGCGGCGACCGAGCGGGTCTACGTCGACCCCTCGCTCATGGAGTACGCGGTGCGCCTGTCGCACGCGACCCGCCAGCCCGGCTCCGCGGGCCTGCCCGACCTCGACAAGTACGTCACGTACGGCGCGAGTCCCCGCGCATCGATCAACCTCGCGCTCGCCGGCCGCGCGCTCGCGCTGCTCCACGGCCGCGACTACGTGCTCCCGCAGGACATCCGCGACCTCGCGCCCGACGTGCTGCGTCACCGCATCGTCCTGAGCTACGAGGCCATGGCGGACGACATCTCCGCCGACACGATCGTCTCCCGCGTCGTCGCAGCGGTGCCCGCCCCGCAGCCCACCCCCGCGGTGGCCGGACGCTGA
- a CDS encoding DUF58 domain-containing protein — translation MPTDVPERLLTGLEWKLLQRVDGRLQGSHRTHARGSGMDVADVRPYADGDEARRIDWSVTARMNETHVRRYDEDREVTAWLVLDRSASMRFGAPGKGKDDALAGIAVALTRLLGSTGDRVGALLYDDHSLRVVKPGTGRGQSLLLTRELRDSAPAGTPGTPTDLRGMLRVAAATARRRGLVIVISDLVGQEGWERDLSLLARKHEVALIRVVDPLERELPELGPVVMEDSETGEQVLVDVADPGFRARFAAEVEREDSLLTEAARAARVDLHTVSTADALADVLVRIVRSTSWRRA, via the coding sequence ATGCCGACCGACGTCCCCGAGCGGCTCCTCACGGGCCTCGAATGGAAGCTGCTGCAGCGCGTCGACGGCCGCCTCCAGGGCTCCCACCGCACGCACGCGCGTGGCAGCGGCATGGACGTCGCCGACGTGCGCCCCTACGCCGACGGCGATGAGGCGCGCCGCATCGACTGGTCCGTCACCGCGCGGATGAACGAGACCCATGTGCGTCGCTACGACGAGGACCGCGAGGTCACGGCGTGGCTCGTCCTGGATCGCTCGGCCTCGATGCGCTTCGGCGCGCCCGGCAAGGGCAAGGACGATGCCCTGGCCGGGATCGCGGTCGCGCTCACCCGGCTGCTGGGATCGACGGGAGATCGCGTCGGCGCCCTGCTCTACGACGACCACTCGCTGCGAGTGGTCAAGCCCGGGACGGGACGCGGACAGTCGCTGCTGCTCACGCGCGAGCTGCGGGACTCTGCGCCCGCCGGCACCCCCGGCACGCCCACCGACCTGCGGGGGATGCTGCGCGTGGCCGCGGCGACCGCGCGGCGACGCGGGCTCGTGATCGTCATCTCCGACCTCGTGGGCCAGGAGGGGTGGGAACGCGACCTGTCCCTGCTCGCTCGCAAGCACGAGGTCGCGCTGATCCGCGTGGTCGATCCCCTCGAGCGTGAGCTTCCCGAGCTCGGGCCCGTCGTGATGGAGGACTCCGAGACGGGGGAGCAGGTGCTCGTCGACGTGGCCGATCCCGGCTTCCGCGCGCGGTTCGCCGCGGAGGTCGAGCGCGAGGACTCTCTCCTGACCGAGGCCGCGCGCGCCGCGCGCGTGGACCTGCACACCGTATCGACCGCGGACGCGCTCGCCGACGTCCTGGTCCGCATCGTCCGTTCCACGTCGTGGAGGCGCGCGTGA
- a CDS encoding VWA domain-containing protein, which translates to MTFLSPWMLLVAAVAVAALVAGAVLVARRRKAALASAGMPTRKAWVSQVPTALLIAGVGLLLVSTARPQAVLMIPRAAGTVVIAIDTSASMTADDVAPSRLEAAQEAAASLVEAQATSVDVGVVAFSGGALSTQLPSEDHTEAIAAIASASSSGSTSLGQAILTALSAITGETVTLDGETADGSIGEDSGSLEGSEAQTASTGTASFETDAVDTDDAASDLGYWGSATIVLISDGEQTSDPDAIAAAELAAEAGVHIETVGVGTTEGTTIEVDGYTTSTALDEELLTEIATTTGGSYHALSDVSELDGIASSLDLRVTAQEEEIELTPFLAGIALALLVAGGGLMIVRTGRLL; encoded by the coding sequence GTGACGTTCCTGTCCCCCTGGATGCTCCTCGTCGCTGCGGTCGCCGTCGCCGCACTCGTTGCGGGCGCCGTGCTCGTGGCGCGCCGACGCAAGGCCGCCCTCGCGAGCGCGGGCATGCCGACGCGGAAGGCCTGGGTCTCGCAGGTGCCGACCGCGCTGCTGATCGCCGGTGTCGGGCTGCTCCTCGTGTCCACCGCACGCCCGCAGGCCGTGCTCATGATCCCCCGCGCCGCGGGCACGGTCGTGATCGCGATCGACACCTCCGCGAGCATGACGGCGGACGACGTCGCCCCGAGCCGGCTCGAAGCGGCGCAGGAGGCCGCGGCCAGCCTCGTCGAGGCGCAGGCCACCTCGGTGGACGTGGGCGTCGTGGCCTTCTCGGGCGGCGCCCTCAGCACGCAACTGCCGAGCGAGGATCACACCGAGGCGATCGCGGCCATCGCGAGCGCCTCCTCGTCAGGCTCGACGTCGCTCGGCCAGGCGATACTGACGGCCCTCAGCGCGATCACGGGGGAGACCGTGACGCTCGACGGGGAGACCGCGGACGGGAGCATCGGGGAGGACTCCGGCTCGCTCGAGGGATCCGAGGCGCAGACGGCCTCGACGGGGACCGCCTCCTTCGAGACCGACGCGGTCGATACCGACGATGCTGCGTCCGATCTCGGCTACTGGGGATCGGCCACCATCGTCCTGATCTCCGACGGCGAGCAGACCAGCGACCCCGACGCGATCGCGGCCGCCGAGCTCGCCGCCGAGGCCGGCGTCCACATCGAGACCGTGGGCGTGGGCACCACCGAGGGCACCACGATCGAGGTCGACGGCTACACCACCTCCACGGCGCTGGACGAGGAGCTGCTCACCGAGATCGCGACGACCACCGGCGGTTCGTATCACGCGCTGTCCGACGTGTCCGAGCTCGACGGCATCGCCTCAAGCCTCGACCTGCGCGTCACCGCGCAGGAGGAGGAGATCGAGCTCACGCCCTTCCTCGCGGGGATTGCGCTCGCCCTGCTCGTCGCCGGCGGAGGCCTCATGATCGTCCGCACCGGGAGGCTGCTCTGA
- a CDS encoding VWA domain-containing protein yields the protein MSFAWPLALAAALLLPALGAVWWLTRRRRRRNAVVIPSVRAVRAAVSTQSHARRWIPATLLALGIVAASLAVARPQTTVDVATSEATIMLAIDVSSSMCSTDVEPNRIEAAQEAAVEFVESQDESVAVGIVAFSSSASLVSEPTTDRDELVAAIEALTTSRGTAIGQSILTSIDAIAQIDPDVASTGVEVEADDADADDESYAAETIVVLTDGSNSSGVDPVTAAEVAAERGLRVYTIGFGTDEASAAVCDSTQVESGGMAMGGGGGGPSLTLDEDTLQEVADLTGGEYFAAEDASELTDVLTGLDEVVAVQQEQQDVGAWFAGAAGALVTAAVGLSLWWSRPRSRTATARRA from the coding sequence ATGTCCTTCGCCTGGCCCCTCGCCCTGGCAGCCGCGCTGCTGCTGCCGGCGCTCGGCGCCGTCTGGTGGCTCACGCGCCGGCGACGCCGCCGCAACGCGGTCGTGATCCCGTCGGTGCGCGCCGTCCGCGCCGCGGTCTCGACCCAGTCGCACGCGCGGCGCTGGATTCCGGCGACCCTGCTCGCGCTCGGGATCGTCGCTGCCTCGCTCGCGGTGGCGCGCCCCCAGACGACGGTCGACGTCGCCACGAGCGAGGCGACCATCATGCTCGCGATCGACGTGTCGAGCTCGATGTGCTCGACCGACGTCGAGCCCAACAGGATCGAGGCGGCTCAGGAGGCCGCCGTCGAGTTCGTCGAGTCCCAGGACGAGTCGGTCGCGGTCGGCATCGTCGCCTTCTCGTCGAGCGCGTCGCTCGTGTCCGAGCCGACCACCGATCGCGACGAGCTGGTCGCCGCGATCGAGGCGCTCACCACCTCGCGAGGCACCGCGATCGGGCAGTCGATCCTCACCTCGATCGACGCGATCGCGCAGATCGACCCGGACGTCGCCTCGACCGGCGTCGAGGTCGAAGCGGACGATGCGGACGCGGACGACGAGTCCTACGCCGCCGAGACGATCGTCGTGCTCACCGACGGCTCCAACTCGTCCGGCGTCGATCCCGTCACCGCCGCAGAGGTAGCGGCCGAGCGGGGCCTCCGCGTCTACACGATCGGCTTCGGCACCGACGAGGCGTCGGCTGCCGTGTGCGACTCGACCCAGGTGGAGTCGGGCGGCATGGCCATGGGCGGTGGCGGAGGCGGTCCTAGTCTCACGCTCGACGAGGACACCCTCCAGGAGGTGGCCGATCTCACCGGAGGCGAGTACTTCGCGGCTGAGGACGCCTCCGAGCTGACGGACGTGCTCACCGGGCTCGACGAGGTCGTCGCCGTCCAGCAGGAGCAGCAGGACGTCGGCGCATGGTTCGCGGGCGCCGCCGGCGCCCTGGTCACCGCCGCGGTCGGGCTCTCGCTGTGGTGGAGCCGCCCGCGGTCACGCACCGCGACCGCACGCCGCGCCTAG
- a CDS encoding DEAD/DEAH box helicase has product MPTDSGSAPDAPDTISFADLGLEGPVLEAVRELGYETPSPIQARTIPTLLEGRDVVGLAQTGTGKTAAFALPILARLDRDQRRPQALVLAPTRELALQVCEAFESYASKSEGVRLLPVYGGQAYGVQLSALRRGVHIVVGTPGRIMDHLDRGTLDLSELKYVVLDEADEMLRMGFAEDVETILSATPEDKQVALFSATMPNQIRRLSQKYLRDPEEVTVKGKTSTSSTITQRYIVVSYAQKTDALSRILEVENFEAVIVFTRTKNETEQVAEKLRARGFAAAAINGDVVQQQRERLVQQLKDGNLDVLVATDVAARGLDVERITHVINYDIPVDTESYVHRVGRTGRAGRTGDAISFVTPRERRLLGAIEKATRQPLTPMQLPSVGDVNATRLTRFDDSITAALSETERIDRFRDIIAHYVEHHDVPETDVAAALAVVAQGDKPLLLGDEDELPTQSFSERGKQSRDREGGPGAPGRRDNSGRITYRIEVGRRHKVEPRQIVGAIANEGGLDRGDFGAIKVNSTFSLVELPENLPRHILDKLSHTRISGQLIELKPDKGTRAYQAQKKKFHDRNSRGSKDHRPSQARHDGKPRKPRRGDY; this is encoded by the coding sequence ATGCCTACTGACTCCGGATCGGCCCCCGACGCGCCCGACACCATCTCCTTCGCCGATCTCGGACTCGAAGGTCCCGTCCTGGAGGCCGTGCGAGAGCTCGGCTACGAGACGCCCTCCCCCATCCAGGCCCGCACGATCCCGACCCTCCTCGAGGGCCGCGACGTGGTCGGCCTCGCGCAGACGGGAACGGGAAAGACCGCCGCCTTCGCGCTGCCGATCCTGGCCCGCCTCGACCGCGACCAGCGTCGCCCGCAGGCGCTCGTGCTCGCGCCGACCCGCGAGCTCGCGCTGCAGGTCTGCGAGGCCTTCGAGAGCTACGCGTCGAAGTCCGAGGGCGTGCGCCTGCTCCCCGTCTACGGCGGCCAGGCCTACGGCGTGCAGCTGTCCGCGCTGCGGCGCGGCGTCCACATCGTCGTCGGCACCCCGGGCCGCATCATGGACCACCTCGACCGCGGCACCCTCGACCTGTCCGAGCTCAAGTACGTGGTGCTCGACGAGGCCGACGAGATGCTCCGCATGGGCTTCGCCGAGGACGTCGAGACGATCCTGTCGGCGACGCCCGAGGACAAGCAGGTCGCGCTGTTCTCCGCGACCATGCCCAACCAGATCCGCCGCCTGTCGCAGAAGTACCTGCGCGATCCCGAGGAGGTGACGGTCAAGGGCAAGACGAGCACGTCCTCGACCATCACCCAGCGCTACATCGTCGTCTCCTACGCGCAGAAGACCGACGCGCTCAGCCGCATCCTCGAGGTGGAGAACTTCGAAGCGGTCATCGTCTTCACCCGCACCAAGAACGAGACCGAGCAGGTCGCCGAGAAGCTGCGCGCGCGCGGCTTCGCCGCCGCAGCGATCAACGGCGACGTGGTGCAGCAGCAGCGCGAGCGGCTTGTCCAGCAGCTCAAGGACGGCAACCTCGATGTCCTGGTGGCCACCGACGTCGCCGCGCGCGGCCTCGACGTCGAGCGCATCACGCACGTCATCAACTACGACATCCCGGTGGACACCGAGTCCTACGTCCACCGTGTCGGGCGCACCGGCCGCGCGGGTCGCACCGGCGACGCGATCAGCTTCGTCACGCCGCGCGAACGTCGTCTCCTCGGCGCGATCGAGAAGGCCACGCGTCAGCCGCTCACCCCGATGCAGCTGCCCAGCGTGGGCGACGTCAACGCGACGCGTCTGACCCGCTTCGACGACTCGATCACCGCCGCGCTGTCCGAGACGGAGCGCATCGACCGTTTCCGGGACATCATCGCGCACTACGTCGAGCACCACGACGTGCCGGAGACCGACGTCGCCGCCGCGCTCGCCGTGGTCGCTCAGGGAGACAAGCCGCTGCTCCTCGGGGACGAGGACGAGCTTCCCACGCAGTCGTTCTCCGAGCGCGGCAAGCAGTCGCGCGACCGCGAGGGCGGTCCTGGCGCTCCCGGGCGTCGAGACAACTCCGGCAGGATCACGTACCGGATCGAGGTGGGCCGCCGCCACAAGGTCGAGCCCCGCCAGATCGTCGGCGCGATCGCGAACGAGGGCGGCCTGGACCGCGGCGACTTCGGGGCGATCAAAGTCAACTCCACCTTCTCGCTCGTCGAGCTCCCCGAGAACCTGCCCCGGCACATCCTCGACAAGCTGTCCCACACCCGCATCTCGGGCCAGCTCATCGAGCTCAAGCCCGACAAGGGCACGCGTGCGTACCAGGCGCAGAAGAAGAAGTTCCACGACCGGAACTCGCGTGGCTCGAAGGACCACCGACCCTCGCAGGCACGTCACGACGGCAAGCCGCGCAAGCCCCGCCGCGGCGACTACTGA